The nucleotide window AGCTAACGAGGCATTTGAAAAACTTTCATCCTTTCTTTGTCCACAAAAAAAACTTCACAAAAAGATAAtacattttatttaagaaacaggggagaaagtaaacaaaattactgaaaattttatttgatcttaCCTTTTATGTTGCTACTTGCTAGCTACAttattctataataataataataataataataataataaaataatactttttcaTGGGCCTTTATCCATATCTTTTAGAAGGGAATCTAAGGAATAGAATGCTTGTGATTGGTCAGTACTGTTTATAGAATTAACGTTTTCTTCTTCCCAGGAAAAGaactaagaaaaggaaaacgTCAAAAGACGAGAGGCTAGATGCAGAGCCTATCCATGTTTACTCTCTTTTTAGCGTTTTTCTTTCATAGCTTTGAACCGGGTTCAATCTTCACTGTTCACTTAAATAATAGAGATATTTTTCATTGTTCAAGTAAACAATGGAGAATTTACTGTCCACATGAGAAGACGCAGGCAGGACCACAGGAGAAGTAGATAAAACCTGCTTCTCATGAGCTGAGTTTCGATCTCAGTTATTAGATGGgacccatataaaaaaatatatagtttgaaTTAACCAAACACTTTAATTTAGCTTTTGATTTTTGTCGTTGCCGCTGCCGCTGCCGCAGTGTCAAACGGGCACATACATTATTTGGGTattcatccaaaaaaaataatctaaatcatGAGGTTACCAAGCCGGTTCTTGAATCATTAAATcgatcattttattaaaataatttatcttgtttttcctccttgttattgttttaatcAAGTTCGGTTAGATCATTAAAAATCTGCTCGATAAAatcttgattaaaatttaatttttttaatcaactctTCAAATTGGGTAAGACTTggtttaactatatatatatagcgtgatgtttatggttttttaaaaatataattaaaagaatttaaaaattatttgtgttttatggTTGAAGCtgtgtttcactatttttttaaaaaaaaaattgcttaaaactatttttttttatatttttacattgttttgaggtgtttatgttaaaaataattaaaaacaattaaaaaatatcatttttatatatttctaagtaaaaaaataatttaaaaaactaatcaatactataatttaaaaactaattactCATAATTAGGTGCTTAACCGACAGAGGATGTAAAAAGATGATCCCAAATTACAaactaaaatagtaaaattacagGAAATAACACAAGAGGGCCTAACCCCAACTTGAAGAGCCCAACCAGTAATCCAGCCCTGTAAGGTCAGGAGAGTAGGAGAGGAAAGCAAGCTTTATTGACACCTTGGTATTTGGGCTGGTTAAATTTTTTCAGAGCCCTTAAATTGGTTTGTTTTGGAGAGTCCAGCCCATTCCAACATGTTAATtgcttaattatatttatattatctacATTATACTTTCTTAAAATGGTTGTAAAGTGAATTCAACATTCTTAAATTTTCctttcacataatttttttttttgaaattaatctttTATGAATGTATCAATTAGAACATGAATcaataacttattaattctcaattattaaaaacttaatctCAATATCCAAAAGCCAGTTGGAAACATTTTATCttgatatttcaatttttattcatcAACTAAACTAGAAATATACATAGTTGGACAAATCAGGTCTAATGatcctaaataatttaaaatgatattttttaacatgattagtCTGATGGGACAATTTAAGATTTAATATGAAccgatttttaaaaaaagttaagaaaattgatcaaaattgacCAGCGACCTATCTAAAACCcgtttactttattttttttttttaaaaaaaccatatcattatgacttatatatatatatatatatatatatatatagagagagagagagagagagagagagagagagagagagagagagtttaatTACTATGTTATTGATAGTTAAATTAGATGTATTGAAAGCTTTTAAGAACATAATCGCAGAGAAAGAGGATTCTTTTCTCTTGAGTGCCAAAGAGTTGGTGACACAAGAGCACAAAAGAGAACAGAAACATGTGTAATTAACAAGTACTTCACTTAGTGGAGTAAACAGGTTCGTTAATCATAAGTACAAAGCAAAACCCTAGGTAGTGCGTGGAGTAGGGATTGGCAACAAATGCTATGTTTCTTTGTCGGGTTTTTGTGATTGGATCTATCAGAAAAGTTTTACTCAagttaatacaaaaataatcccACTAATCTCCCAGATCAAAAGGATGTCCACTTAGGTTTAAAGCTCAAAGTTCATATGATGCTACTTAGGTTTTGTCCCTTGAAACCCAAGTCATTATTTTTTGTCTCCTAATTAAGGGACCTCAGATATCATCATAAAGTGCTAATTGCATGGTATTAAGAGCATAGTATGGCCCATTAGTGCTTTAATTCTGTAAACCACGTCAAATTAATGCCTTTGTTTCTGTCTTATTTACCCTAAAAGGTATTGGATTATGATGCAGAGAAGCATGTCGGtctttaattattaaactcggtGGAGACATGGTTTGAGTCCTATGATGAATAGGTTAACTATAATGAATCTAAAACAttcttgttttaatatttttttaaaaaaaatcaaatgagtttTGATCGGATTGATTAAgttataaatgaatttattagatcaactaaattaattatatagggttaactttcatttaatttaactttcattcaatttaattcaaagaCTATACCAAGCTAGGCTACGGCCTGTTTGAAGTTGTGATAGCGGTTgcggtttaaaatgtttttcatttaaaaatatatcaagatgatatttttttaaaaaaaaaaaaattatctttgatatcagcacatcaaaacaattcaaaaatattaaaaaaatattaattttatctttagttttttttaatcaaatgcaGAAATATATGCGAAGAGGAATCCAAGGTCACTAACCCATTATATGGCACCCACCCATGTGGATGTTTCACATTAAAGAAGAATAGAATAGGCACAAAGTTACGTTATTCTTTCTTACAATGATTTTATCAACTTGAAGCCGAAGTTTAGAAATTGAAATTCCCATCACCAGCCTCCCATGATAAATCTGTAACTCCCTTGAAATGATTTATGAGAAGTTCTTGTctaaaaaggatgaaattttaGTGTTAATAATTGGCAGTGGCGTCACCTTCCTGCCCCAGCTTGGCCTACCAGAACAGATAACGGCTTAACCAAGAACAGAGCAACGAGATTTAAATCCATGTTTCTGTATTTCCTTGTTGATGCATAATTTATTGTACCATCAGATTCTGATGAGAAAAAACCCCTAGTTTTCGTGTATTTGCTCTGTTCTTTTGACTTTTTAGCCGAGTACTGAAATGGGCTAACAGGTAATAATTTATTGTGCCATCAGCATCTGATGGGGGAAAAAAACAGAATCTTAGATTGTTACAGTGTTACAGAACAGattgaaagagaaaagatgGGAAATTATTTGGTAATAAATCTCTCTCTGAGATAGCCATAGTACTTGAGATAGAGACACAATTATCAGGCATACAAGCCGAGCACAAATGCTCATCAATTTTCATTTTCCAGGCCACTTCCCCCAACAGTTTACAAGGAAATTAACCTCTGAATATGTTCATTTACATAACCACAATTGCATATGCTAAACTCAGAGGGCATTTCTTCTAGATTTTCTGAAGATAAATAGCCTCAAAACTAATCTAAGTGATGTTAGAATAAAATTATGAGATACAGTATACAAAATTCTGTTagtggggaaaaaaagagaggatgatCACCACTCAAGCAATGATCAAAGTTAGTCAACTACCTGCCAGCATCCATGGAATAATAAAGGCTAGAAGCTTTCATCTGGAAATCCAATCACCATGCAAATCGGGGAATCAGCATACATAAGCACTGGGCTAATCAAACAAGTCATTCAGCTGAAAATGAGGCTGAATACAACCCCACCATCAAGCTCAGGTGACATCGACCCAACCAAGTAAATCAGGGACTCAGCATACGTAAGCACTCGGCTAATCAAACAAATCATTCAACTGAAGATGAAGCTTAATACAACCCCACCGTCAAGCTCAGGTGAAATCGACCCTACCATGAAGCATTGAAATGGCAGACAAACAATTCAATCATTCAGATTGGCCAACAAGTTATAATGGCAGAGTTCCCTACCATTTTTCTCCCAAATAAACTGCAACCACCAGCTCTGGATTCCCTCCTCCCATTTTAGCAAGCCAAAGAAAGAGGTTAAACAAAGGTCCCACAAGCACCTCTACAACTCtattataaagagagagaatctCAAATTGGTCTCTCATAACACATGACTTGCACATCTTTTACTGGGCTGAGCAGACAAATTTCTCGTGcaaaaattatcaacaaattGTATAATTAAGCTGGGATTAGATAGGCTAACCTCAGCCTCTAGCTCTTCCCAAGCTGCATAATCATCACAACCAAAGAACTGTTGCCACTTGTCATATATGCTTCTTTTACAGTACACCCGTGATACAAGAAGGGCCCATCCCGAAGTCTCAAACATTCATCTACACTGCATATTCTCAGCAAAAGTTGAGGAAGCTGGCGACTTTTTATGATGTCAAACTCAATGCTAATTGGTCAGCTACGCAAAATCAGATTTTGCGGCAGGTAATCCATCAAAGGGAGCACTAAAAATCCCAACAGATAGGATCAATCTTGATTCTCGGAAGCACTCCAATACCACCATAGGTTAATCAGAAACTGGTAACCCATAATTGTGGAATGATTTTATTCTTCCATCCCACCCAGCAGTCACAATGACAAGACCCCAAGCGTGAGAACTGTCTGTGCTCTGGCATGAAGTTTTCAGAAACTTGAACTGGGATTTGTGCATTGCTGACGATGTAGATAATGGGCTCGAAGAAAGCTTTTCCTCTGGCCAAGTAGCGCAACCCTTGGGAAAGGATTCTGGGAAATATTCTTGACTCAAAGAAAAATGAGCCGGAGAAGAAAGAGGTAGAACTTCCTGTGAATTATTGTCAGAGACACGAAAACCCCATCCATTATCTAATCTCCCACATTTCAATCCACACCAAGGTATAGCAACAGATGCATTGGCAGAGAAATGCTCATAAGACCTTGAGTTTTTTGATTGAGGAGTAGCATGTTGTTCCTGATCAATGTAATTCCACAAATGTACATTGGAATCCTCACAAGCCGAGATAATATGCTTTCCATCCAAAGTAAAAGATGCAGATATCTGGTTTGCTGTATTGCCTAAAGAGCAGggagaaatttaagaaaatcaggattaaaaattaatcagtTTAGATTAGATAATAAAACAGTCTTATATTTCACACATTTCATAAAATTACAGGCAGCACGCCCATTTGGGTTTCACAATATGAAATCCACAAGCAATTAACAAAAACTTCTGACTTGTCTGAAACAACATTAATAGATGACATTGAGAAAATGATAACAAAATGGAAGCTAAAGATACGTACTTTTATATTTGCCTATCACATCAAGTCCTTGAAGAATTCTGACTTGTGAATCAGCACAACTCACCATTACTTTGGTTGAGTCTTGTGGGGAAAACTGGAGTTAAAGGCATATAATGAAGTAAAATAGTAAACAACATGAACTGTGAAAAGGCAGCAAAAGCAACATTGGAAGGCAGGAGGCAAATACCTGGAATCCAGTTATTCTTTTGCAAGGTGACTTCTTTTTACCAGGTAAGCAGATCTGAGCATCAAGTTGCAAGTAACTGTCTGAACCTGGTGAAACTATAGCTCATTTAGTGAATATGCATTTCTTCTTTAAATGCATAAAACTCAAGGTTAATCTGAGGCAAAACTAGATCTTTATTACCATGGAACCTAAATTATTATGAACCTTTTCAGAGATACAACCCATTTAAACCAGTAAATTCACGCATAAAATCCATAAAACAATCCCTCCCTACATGACGGACTGCCCCAATGACATGTAATTCAACCAGGATATAACAGACTGTCAAAAGAACTACTTCTACAAATGAAAAGTAACAGCATTTTGACTTACTTATGTCCTAACACCTAAAGAATGCAGTAGGTGCTAACTATCTGAATATGCATACCTGACATGTTATAAAAGCGACAGTTTCCTGTCAGAGAGCCAACGATCCCTCCCTACATGAAGAGAAGTTTTTCCATGAGGTCACTTAACATGGGAAAATACACCCCCAGATCCTCAATTCTTTAAGAGAAAAGAGTTGAGGGAAATTTGTCAAACCTGCCCATCTGGACGATAACACACTGCCGTAACGATATCTTTTATATCAGTCCAATCAACAACTTGGCAACTATTAACTGCCCATATGCGGACTTTTCCATCAATTGAACCACTCATGAAGTGATTATCATCCACAGGGTTAAACTGAACACAGGTTACTGCATCACAtacagaataaataaataaataaataaccaaaataaagagaaaggTCATTCAACTTGACTAACAGGTAAACTAACAGAACATATGTTGGGAGAAACTTAAAATTAGCCAGAAGCACACCATAATTGCTGTGTAAGAAAACTCTGAGGCAACTGTCACGTCCCACTTGCCATAGACAGACAGTTTTGTCCACTGAAGCTGATAGTAAAtgctggttaaaaaaaaaaagaatttctgtAAATATTATGCTTTGTTTTCTTCAGTTTGTTAGAGAAATGCATCCAGTATGAAGCAACTTACATTATTTTTGGACCATGAGAGATCCAAGATCTCTTCCCTGTGCCCATGGAACTCGTGCAATGGTTTCTCCAAAATCCGGAAAACTTTTGGAGGGAAAATGACACATGCAGAGTCTGATGTTTTCCTCATGCTCCTCATTTTAGCCGTCCTTTCTTTTTCAACCAAGAGGGGTTTCAACTCGAATAGTTGGTTCGCCGTGAAGTATATGCAGGATGGATCTATTTCTGGAATGTCAAGTTCATTTGATCTCTCACTCTCCAGGACCTGCCAGACACGCACAACCCCATCCTCGCCAGCACTTGCAAGGTACTGCCCATCAGGACTAAATTTCATGGTCAAAATTGAACCCTCATGGGCCTGGATATCTTGTCCTTTATAAAGAGCCGAGAGTTCCTTTATTCGCTTCCCATATCGGTGAACCTTAACTCTTTGTACCCTGTACCGCAGAagtgcatcatcatcatcatcatgtctCAATTTGTCAGCTTCCCGTAGGCTATACACAATGCATGAAATGGAACGTATTCTACTCAACCACCCCTTCTTAAGCCTTCTTGGAGTATCCACCAAAGTATTTGGTTCCCCAACTTCACTCTGCATAGGTTTCTGAAATGAGGGAGATGACTCAGAAATGTTCTCAGATTCCTCTGCTGCTACTGACTGTTCTGAGTCCACTTCACAACCTTCATTTGCTTTCACATCTTGCCCCAATTCATCTACTTTGCACACCATTCCCCCGCCTGAATCCCCTTCTCTGCAAACAAAATTCCCCATCAAACCCAACTCCGCTGACAAACTAGATTCACCATTAGACCAACATGACATCATGGACCGAGTAGAGCAAAATTCATCTTCGAAACATGACTTTCTCAGTACAGCCCCACTGCTCTCTGTAATCCTATCACTCTTTCCTTCTGGATTAAATGCTTCTAAATTCCTATTCCCATTTTCATTTAAACCAATTCCCATCCAATCAAAGAACTTACTCCGCTGCTCCTGAACACTTCCAAGGCTCTTAATCCATAGTTCATGGTGAAGACTAATCGAAACAGAGTTGTCAAAActagaatgagaatcaaatatCTCAAAGCTATCAGACTTTGCATCAGAAATTGATGCAATGTCTTCATAGGCATCAAAAAATCGGTGTTCTTCTTCACTCAAACTTCCCATTATTCTTTGAGTTCAACCCATGAAACCCCTTCTCAAGGAACCTTGTTTAAGCTATGCTAAAAATCCCTCAACACAAGCAATCCCAAAATagctagaaaaacaaaaacaaatcagaaacACAAAAACCAAGATCAGCCTCTAGTTTCCAtacaaaaaacttaataaatcaAACAGCAATGActacattaacaataaaataaaaactaagagATCAAACATGGATTCCAATCCAAACCCATCGAACCTGGTCctctcaataaattaaataaaaaagaagctcgatacttaaaataacaaaaccatcaaaattgaaacttcaaaaaaaattcatctttcaCTCAAAAGAACCAAACTTTAGCATTCAAAACATAATCTCaccacacaaaaataaaaacccatcaACATGAAGTAGAAGATCATGTGATTGCATTAGTAGAAATAAAACAGAATTATGAGTTGCGTATTAccattaaacaaacaaaaaagtttcaattttttttaacaaaattttcaaaaaaaataaaaataaaaggaaatgctTACatgggtttgttttgttttgtttaagagatttttctgaaaatgaagAGGGCAAAGGTCAAAGCATCCATTAAAATTTGTAAACGTTTTAGTCTTTCTCATATACGTGAAGAAAGCAAGGAAACTACAACGACAGTACAACAgaaggagaaaataaaataaaaataaaaataaaaataattaagagaaaaaacaatgtgcacaaataaattataaattaaaaaaaaatcatagaaggGTAAAACAGGAAAGAAATATTTCCTTGGTATTCGTGAACTGATGGCCCGAGAAACGAGAGTTGCTctctaactctctctctctccggtTCTTCTAGTTCTAGCTATATGTCTCATTTTAAttactgttttaaaattaaaaaaacaaatagttaaaataaaaagatacgGAGAAGAGTAGGTTGCTATCCGTGTTATTGGCGGGCCGAATTAAActttttcttgaatataaaaataatatatatatatatatatatatatatatatatatatatatataaaagtagatgacagaaaaaataaatcaagcacATACAgactcaaataaattttaaacaattatcTAAGTGGTGGTTTAGTAGTAAGAATTTAGCATTAAAAAGTTTGTTTCTTATGTGGTCTCAAATTCGAacccctgtggttgctcatatgatggccactagaggcttacatggtcgttaacttcaggacccgtggaaTTAGTTGAGGTACACGCAAGCTAACTCGGATACTtacgttaaactaaaataaataaataaattttagacgcaataatatattaatttgaccCATGTCATGTCAATTATGTTTATTTGAGCAAACCTTTAAATCAAGTAATAggctttatttgttttaataaattattcttttaatctaaatatacaataaaaacataaaaaatgaaaagtgaattgaagaaaaattaatatgacattttaaaaaatattgataataatatattgaattaatttagatCGATTGAGGTTAATCTAGTAAAATCACAACTTTAAGATTGGACtaatcttataaaaagtaaatcaaaacaaacatgATAAACAGTGGAATTTTGGAAAGACAAACAATACGTTGTCTATTTGTTCAAATTCCACCTATCATTGTGATGGCTGAAAAATCAAGATAAGtgtattttattctaaaaaccCATTTTAAACACATTTTAATCTAAATAACACCCTCATAACATTCAAGAACCAATTCACCACacttaaaaaccaaaacaacgttataaaaacataaaatcaaaccggataaatattatctttctcgattttaatccttttgttttcaggcaatattaaagtttaaaacAACTATCATCAAATTTCTCTTATTAAATAGAACtcgttgatatcaaaatcaaattttttgattttttttattttacattaaccTAATACAACTTTACgatctttttttaatctaaaaatcatTTCTAATAATTCAACCTAAATTGTTGTTGCTTAGTTTCATATGTATAAAATATGATATAGAGGGTATATCATAGTTTATAGATAATTTATAACTCCatggaaatataataaaaaccgACTATATTGCAAAAGTGCATGACCAATCTTTTTGGGAAAAATCCAtttcgatatttttttttatcaaatccaTAAATTAAACTTTGTGTGGATAATTTTATGCATTCCACTATACATTTGTTACATTTATTAGGcaattcaatcaaacaatttaattaaccTTAATTGTTAATAAAATCCATTTGTTTATTAATCATATGACGTACAAGTCTATCTAAGatgaattctttaaaaaaaaatataaagtaaatcAATCGAATGATTTATTGGTTCTTCTCTTTCTATCCCCCCCTCAAATTTGTGATTTCAaggggtttttttattatcaatatagGTATCTGGATCAGTTTATGTATATCTCGATTAGTCTTACGGACcttaaagttaatgatcatataagtcTCTAATGGCCCTgagatttgtgagactcgaactggtaACCTGTAGAAAGTAAATATTGGACTTGATCAGTTGAGCTAGACttctcaaaattaatttcaagatttttatgAGAGGGTGTCATGCTATTTTCCGCATCTAGTTTACTTACTctattctttcataa belongs to Populus nigra chromosome 18, ddPopNigr1.1, whole genome shotgun sequence and includes:
- the LOC133678633 gene encoding uncharacterized protein LOC133678633 isoform X2, with translation MGSLSEEEHRFFDAYEDIASISDAKSDSFEIFDSHSSFDNSVSISLHHELWIKSLGSVQEQRSKFFDWMGIGLNENGNRNLEAFNPEGKSDRITESSGAVLRKSCFEDEFCSTRSMMSCWSNGESSLSAELGLMGNFVCREGDSGGGMVCKVDELGQDVKANEGCEVDSEQSVAAEESENISESSPSFQKPMQSEVGEPNTLVDTPRRLKKGWLSRIRSISCIVYSLREADKLRHDDDDDALLRYRVQRVKVHRYGKRIKELSALYKGQDIQAHEGSILTMKFSPDGQYLASAGEDGVVRVWQVLESERSNELDIPEIDPSCIYFTANQLFELKPLLVEKERTAKMRSMRKTSDSACVIFPPKVFRILEKPLHEFHGHREEILDLSWSKNNHLLSASVDKTVCLWQVGRDSCLRVFLHSNYVTCVQFNPVDDNHFMSGSIDGKVRIWAVNSCQVVDWTDIKDIVTAVCYRPDGQGGIVGSLTGNCRFYNMSGSDSYLQLDAQICLPGKKKSPCKRITGFQFSPQDSTKVMVSCADSQVRILQGLDVIGKYKSNTANQISASFTLDGKHIISACEDSNVHLWNYIDQEQHATPQSKNSRSYEHFSANASVAIPWCGLKCGRLDNGWGFRVSDNNSQEVLPLSSPAHFSLSQEYFPESFPKGCATWPEEKLSSSPLSTSSAMHKSQFKFLKTSCQSTDSSHAWGLVIVTAGWDGRIKSFHNYGLPVSD
- the LOC133678633 gene encoding uncharacterized protein LOC133678633 isoform X1, with the translated sequence MGSLSEEEHRFFDAYEDIASISDAKSDSFEIFDSHSSFDNSVSISLHHELWIKSLGSVQEQRSKFFDWMGIGLNENGNRNLEAFNPEGKSDRITESSGAVLRKSCFEDEFCSTRSMMSCWSNGESSLSAELGLMGNFVCREGDSGGGMVCKVDELGQDVKANEGCEVDSEQSVAAEESENISESSPSFQKPMQSEVGEPNTLVDTPRRLKKGWLSRIRSISCIVYSLREADKLRHDDDDDALLRYRVQRVKVHRYGKRIKELSALYKGQDIQAHEGSILTMKFSPDGQYLASAGEDGVVRVWQVLESERSNELDIPEIDPSCIYFTANQLFELKPLLVEKERTAKMRSMRKTSDSACVIFPPKVFRILEKPLHEFHGHREEILDLSWSKNNHLLSASVDKTVCLWQVGRDSCLRVFLHSNYVTCVQFNPVDDNHFMSGSIDGKVRIWAVNSCQVVDWTDIKDIVTAVCYRPDGQGGIVGSLTGNCRFYNMSVSPGSDSYLQLDAQICLPGKKKSPCKRITGFQFSPQDSTKVMVSCADSQVRILQGLDVIGKYKSNTANQISASFTLDGKHIISACEDSNVHLWNYIDQEQHATPQSKNSRSYEHFSANASVAIPWCGLKCGRLDNGWGFRVSDNNSQEVLPLSSPAHFSLSQEYFPESFPKGCATWPEEKLSSSPLSTSSAMHKSQFKFLKTSCQSTDSSHAWGLVIVTAGWDGRIKSFHNYGLPVSD